TGGTCACGTCCTGGCCCGTCCGGTCGGCGTGAAGGATCTCGTCCCCGTTCGGACCGGCGAACGTGAGGTGTTCGTACGCCAGGTGTTCCTCGTCACCGACGGTGACCGACCGTGTCAGGAGGTACCGCTCGAAGGAGTCCGCCATCTCGCTCTGGGCGTCGTCGACTGCGGTCTGTTGGAGTTCGTAGTAGTAGACGCTCGGGGCGATGACCCAGTCGAAGGGCTCGTAGTACGTGTAGGCGATGAACTTCGTCATCTCGGGGTTGCCCTCCTGGGTCGTGTCCTCCCACTCGTACTCGGCGATGCCCCATTCCTCGCCGTTGCGGATCGCCTGGTTGGACTCGACCTCGGTCTCGATGTCCTCGAAGACGACCAGCGTGCCCCCGCTGTCCTCGACGAGGTTGTGCCCGTCGTCGAGGCTGTGGTGGACGACGACGTTGGAGTCGCTGTCGGTGATGTACGCGTACCCCGTGTTACCGAAGTAGCCGGGCTGGAACGAGTCGTACATGGTCCCGGCCGGGCGCGTCTGGTCCCCGTCCGTCCCGCCGATCATCGACTCGACTTCCCGTTTGACTTGCGCTTGCTCTGCGGGAGAGAGGTCTTCCCAGTCCTGTCCGTCGTACTGCTTTTCCAGCACCATCTGCATCGCGTTGTCGATGCTGGTCCGCATCTGGAGGGACGTGTACCCGAGCTGGCGTTGACTCGACTCCTGAACGAGTTCCATCTCGCCGTCCCGCGCGGCCAGGTAGTTCTCCATCGTCGAGGAGTCCGACAGCGACCGAACGTCGACCTCGCGCTGGTTGACCTGGTTCTGGATGCCTTCCTGTCGGGCTTCGACGCTGTTGTTCAACTGGTCGGTCATCGCCCCCCGGAGGTAGTTCCCGCTCTGGGTCTGGGCGTCCTGGTTCAGCTGTCCCATACTGTTGGCTGAGAGCAACCCGACACCGGCTAGCGGTGCCAGTGAAATTGTAAGAAGTAAGGCTATTAGCTTGATCTGCAGATCCATACTATGGCTCGAATAATTCCCATCTTAACCCTTGTCTCCGAATTTTCTGTATTGATAATCGACGGCCAAAACGCTAATGTAGGTTGATATCGAGGTTTAAATTCTGAACAACAGTACGCTAGTTGTTGCCTACCACGTCTCGACTTACTACTGCCCCTGACACTAGTTTTGAATATCAGATTCACAACCAAACGCGCTCGCCGTGGGAACCTTCAAATACTAGTACGCGACCAGGCCGGGCCATGCACGACGGAACGCGTGTCATGGCCGGCCAGTGTACGACCGTCTTCGAGGGTTCGCGCGAGCGCGAACAGCGCGGCGACGTGTTGGTGGTGGTCAAGCCCGACAACACCGTGTTGGTCCACGATGCCGGGGGGTACCAGCCGGTCGCCTGGTTGACCCGCGCGGAGAGTGTCGCCGTCGAAGACGGGACGGTCACGGCCCGGGATGGCGACGATCTCCTCCGTGTCGTCGCCCACGAGGAACACGGCAGCGCCCGGTTCCCCGCCTCGGAGGCCGGCGTCCCGGTCGCGGACTGCCCGGACTGTCCCGGGACGCTGGTCCGGACCCGCGGGACCGTCGCCTGCACGGCGTGTTCGCGCAGCCACGGCGTCCCCAGCGACGCCACGGTCACGAAGGGCCGCTGTGCGGACTGCGGGCTTCCGACGATCCGGGTCGAACGCGGCGACGCCTTCGAGGTGTGTCTCGACCGGGAGTGTGAGGCCATCGACGACCGGGTGACCGAGGCCTTCGACCGCCGGTGGGACTGTCCGGACTGCGGGAGTGACCTGCGCATCCTCCGGAAGGGCGGCTTGCTGGCCGGTTGTGAGCAGTATCCGGACTGTGACACCGGCTTCTCGGTCCCGAGCGGGTTGGTCGTCGACACCTGTGACTGCGGGCTCCCGGTGTTCGAGACGGCCGGCGGACTGCGCTGTCTGGACAGCACCTGCGAGGAGCGTGCTCGGTGAGGTGATCGAGGCGGCCGAACCCGCAGGGGCTTTGTCCCGGCGTCCGTCATCTCGGGCATGGACTTGACGCTTTCCGGCGGCCTCGTCCGGGCCGGCGAGCGCGCACGCGAGCGGTTCTACGACTCCAGTGGCTACGGCCACGTCGAGAACGGCGGTGCCCTCACGCTGGCACCGGTCGAGGCTGCCCACCTGCTGTACCGGGGTGACATCGACAGCGTCGACGGGATGGACGTCCGGGCGCTGCTGTCCTCGGCGGTCGTCTCGGAGGTCGCCTTCTTCGTCTACAAGGACCTGCGTGACCGCGGGTTCTATCTCACGCCCGCACGCGAGGGGTGGGTCGACGACCCCGAGGGGATCGACTTCGTCGTCTACCCCCGTGGGAAGGGGCCATGGGACGACACCGTCGAGTACCGCGTCCGCGTCGTCGGCGAGCGCGACACTGTTCCGGCCCGGGAGGTCGGGGACTGCGTGCTGGCGGTCGTCGACGAGGAGAGCGAGATCACGTATCTGGCGACCGACCGACCCGCAGTCGAGGGGACCAGCGACCCGTCGGTCCCGGCCGCCGAGGGCGATCTGCTCGCCGAGCGGGTGCTGTGCTGGGACCCACCCACGGAACTGTACGAACGGGCCTTCTACGGCCAGCGGCTCGACGACGAGGGGGCGGTCCAGCTCTCGCTTCTCGAAGCCACCTACCTCGCTCGCGATGGGTCCCTGACCGTCGACGGTGGGGCCGAGGCAGTCCTCGAACGTGGCCGCGAGGTCGAGGGCGAGCGGTTCGACCGGCGGCTGACGGCGTACTCGACGCTCCGGGAACGCGGTGTCGTCCCCAAGACCGGGTTCAAGTTCGGCGCGGACTTCCGGACCTACGCCGACGTCGACTCCATCGATGATCTGGGCCACTCCGAACTCCTGGTCCGGGTGCTCCCGGCGACCCATACCTTCGATCCGCGGGACCTCGCGCTGGACGTCCGGCTGGCCCACGGTGTGCGCAAGCGGATGGTGTTCGCGCTGGTCGGCGACGGCGTCGAGTGGCTGTCGGTCGCGCGGTTGACACCGTAAGGGGCGGACCCGGAAGGCATAAGACCGTGTTCGCGCATGTCACCGATATGGTGTCCACTTCCGTCGACGGCTGGCGCTGGCGCGACCGGGAAGTGGACAGTCTCGCGGTCCC
Above is a window of Haloarcula halophila DNA encoding:
- the endA gene encoding tRNA-intron lyase, encoding MDLTLSGGLVRAGERARERFYDSSGYGHVENGGALTLAPVEAAHLLYRGDIDSVDGMDVRALLSSAVVSEVAFFVYKDLRDRGFYLTPAREGWVDDPEGIDFVVYPRGKGPWDDTVEYRVRVVGERDTVPAREVGDCVLAVVDEESEITYLATDRPAVEGTSDPSVPAAEGDLLAERVLCWDPPTELYERAFYGQRLDDEGAVQLSLLEATYLARDGSLTVDGGAEAVLERGREVEGERFDRRLTAYSTLRERGVVPKTGFKFGADFRTYADVDSIDDLGHSELLVRVLPATHTFDPRDLALDVRLAHGVRKRMVFALVGDGVEWLSVARLTP
- a CDS encoding endonuclease NucS domain-containing protein, producing the protein MHDGTRVMAGQCTTVFEGSREREQRGDVLVVVKPDNTVLVHDAGGYQPVAWLTRAESVAVEDGTVTARDGDDLLRVVAHEEHGSARFPASEAGVPVADCPDCPGTLVRTRGTVACTACSRSHGVPSDATVTKGRCADCGLPTIRVERGDAFEVCLDRECEAIDDRVTEAFDRRWDCPDCGSDLRILRKGGLLAGCEQYPDCDTGFSVPSGLVVDTCDCGLPVFETAGGLRCLDSTCEERAR